A single region of the Solwaraspora sp. WMMD406 genome encodes:
- a CDS encoding ROK family transcriptional regulator: protein MRAGPSQDEIRRQNLGALLRHVHLHGATSRAELTTALGLNRSTIGALTADLAAAGLVSEGGGRETGRAGRPSLVVRPESQRVYAYALSIEVDQLRAARVGLGGRILDQRTADRPRGTLAAESVGPLAGFVKELHQAVPAGSVLVGSAVAVCGMVRRDDGMVRLGPTMGWVDEPLGPALAEALGPTLTEAFGNDRGVLVGNVSDLCALAEHARGAAVACDNVVYLYGDVGVGAGIIAGGRRVTGHGGYGGEVGHMVVHPGGRPCLCGSRGCWETEIGEHALVRAAGRTGAVGREAVLAVVDAADRGDSSAQLAIRQVGDWLGFGVANLVNIFNPETVIFGGTLRDVYLAAAAHVRSRLNSNALPACREHVRLRTPKLGDDAALIGAAELAFERLLADPLDATTG, encoded by the coding sequence ATGCGGGCAGGGCCCAGCCAGGACGAGATCCGCCGGCAGAACCTCGGTGCGCTCCTCCGCCACGTACACCTGCACGGCGCCACCTCCCGGGCGGAACTGACCACCGCCCTCGGCCTCAACCGCAGCACCATCGGCGCACTCACCGCCGACCTGGCCGCCGCCGGCCTGGTCAGCGAAGGCGGCGGGCGGGAAACCGGGCGGGCCGGACGACCATCGCTGGTCGTCCGGCCCGAGTCACAGCGGGTGTACGCGTACGCGCTGAGCATCGAGGTCGACCAGCTGCGGGCGGCCCGGGTCGGGTTGGGCGGCCGGATCCTCGACCAGCGGACCGCCGACCGGCCCAGAGGCACCCTGGCCGCCGAGTCGGTCGGCCCGCTCGCCGGGTTCGTCAAGGAACTGCACCAGGCCGTACCGGCCGGGTCGGTCCTGGTCGGCAGCGCGGTCGCGGTCTGCGGGATGGTCCGCCGCGACGACGGCATGGTCCGGCTCGGGCCGACGATGGGCTGGGTCGACGAACCGCTCGGCCCGGCGCTGGCCGAGGCGCTCGGGCCGACGTTGACCGAAGCGTTCGGCAACGACCGGGGCGTGCTGGTCGGCAACGTGTCGGACCTGTGCGCGCTGGCCGAACACGCCCGGGGCGCGGCGGTCGCCTGCGACAACGTCGTCTACCTGTACGGCGACGTCGGCGTCGGGGCCGGCATCATCGCCGGCGGACGCCGGGTCACCGGCCACGGCGGGTACGGCGGGGAGGTCGGCCACATGGTGGTGCACCCCGGTGGCCGGCCCTGCCTGTGCGGATCCCGTGGCTGCTGGGAAACCGAGATCGGCGAACACGCCCTGGTACGGGCCGCCGGGCGGACCGGGGCGGTCGGCCGGGAGGCGGTGCTGGCCGTCGTCGACGCCGCCGACCGGGGCGACAGCAGCGCGCAACTCGCCATCCGCCAGGTCGGCGACTGGCTCGGCTTCGGCGTCGCCAACCTGGTCAACATCTTCAACCCGGAGACGGTGATCTTCGGCGGAACGCTGCGCGACGTCTACCTGGCGGCGGCCGCACACGTCCGCAGCCGGCTCAACTCCAACGCGCTGCCGGCCTGCCGGGAACACGTCCGGCTGCGGACGCCGAAGCTCGGCGACGACGCGGCGCTGATCGGCGCCGCCGAACTCGCCTTCGAACGGCTGCTCGCCGACCCCCTCGACGCCACCACCGGTTAG
- a CDS encoding ABC transporter permease produces the protein MSTATTTAQRPAAPAASSGVGEHLRNYFSRVRGGDLGALPAILGLVVLCTVFSIVRPNFFTAGNFANLFIQGGAVILIAMGLIFVLLLGEIDLSAGFASGVCAAILAVVSTEMGLPWYVAVLAAIATGTLIGTTLGILVAKVGIPSFVVTLAAFLAFQGLVLLLIKGGTNISLRDDVLIAIVNRNVPPLVGWAIFGVGVAGFALIQLLRYRSRSAKGLVTDPMVVVLARIGVLIAVAGAAVYILNQERSVNPLLTSLRGVPIVVPIIVVLLIFWTFVLRRTAYGRHIYAVGGNREAARRAGINVDRIRISAFMICSSMAAVGGIVAASRSNSVDANTGGSNVLLFAVGAAVIGGTSLFGGKGRVLDAVLGGAVVAVIENGMALMNVSSGVKFVFTGLVLLLAASVDALSRRRAATGSR, from the coding sequence ATGAGCACCGCCACCACGACAGCCCAGCGGCCCGCCGCCCCGGCCGCGTCCTCCGGCGTCGGCGAACACCTGCGCAACTACTTCTCACGGGTCCGCGGCGGCGACCTCGGCGCGCTGCCGGCCATCCTCGGCCTCGTCGTGCTCTGCACCGTCTTCTCGATCGTGCGGCCCAACTTCTTCACCGCCGGCAACTTCGCCAACCTGTTCATCCAAGGCGGCGCGGTCATCCTGATCGCGATGGGACTGATCTTCGTCCTGCTGCTCGGCGAGATCGACCTGTCCGCCGGCTTCGCCAGCGGCGTCTGCGCCGCGATCCTGGCGGTCGTCTCCACCGAGATGGGACTGCCCTGGTACGTGGCCGTTCTCGCGGCGATCGCCACCGGCACCCTGATCGGCACCACACTCGGCATCCTCGTTGCCAAGGTCGGCATCCCGTCGTTCGTGGTCACCCTCGCCGCGTTCCTCGCCTTCCAGGGCCTCGTGCTGCTGCTGATCAAAGGCGGGACGAACATCTCGCTGCGCGACGACGTCCTGATCGCGATCGTCAACCGTAACGTCCCACCGCTCGTCGGCTGGGCGATCTTCGGCGTCGGCGTGGCCGGGTTCGCGCTGATCCAGCTGCTGCGCTACCGCAGCCGCTCCGCCAAGGGCCTGGTCACCGACCCGATGGTGGTCGTGCTGGCCCGGATCGGCGTACTGATCGCGGTCGCCGGCGCCGCCGTCTACATCCTCAACCAGGAACGCAGCGTCAACCCGCTGCTCACCTCACTGCGCGGGGTGCCGATCGTGGTGCCGATCATCGTCGTACTGCTGATCTTCTGGACGTTCGTGCTCCGGCGCACCGCCTACGGCCGGCACATCTACGCCGTCGGCGGCAACCGCGAGGCGGCCCGCCGGGCCGGCATCAACGTCGACCGGATCCGGATCTCCGCGTTCATGATCTGCTCCTCGATGGCTGCCGTCGGCGGCATCGTCGCCGCCAGCCGGAGCAACTCGGTCGACGCCAACACCGGCGGCAGCAACGTGCTGCTGTTCGCCGTCGGCGCGGCGGTGATCGGCGGCACCAGCCTCTTCGGCGGCAAAGGCCGGGTCCTCGACGCGGTCCTCGGCGGTGCCGTGGTCGCCGTCATCGAAAACGGCATGGCGCTGATGAACGTCAGCTCCGGGGTGAAGTTCGTGTTCACCGGACTGGTACTGCTGCTGGCAGCCAGCGTCGACGCGCTGTCGCGCCGCCGGGCCGCCACCGGATCCCGTTGA
- a CDS encoding ATP-binding cassette domain-containing protein, whose protein sequence is MSATPLLQLRGINKNFGPVQVLRDVDFDVHPGEVTALVGDNGAGKSTLVKCISGIHPIDGGEVLVNGHRVHIHNPRDAASHGIEVVYQDLALCDNLDIVQNMFLGREKRSGLVLDETTMEQMAADTLAGLSVRTVKSLRQLVASLSGGQRQTVAIAKAVLWNSKVVILDEPTAALGVAQTAQVLELVRRLADNGLAVVLISHNMNDVFAVSDRIAALYLGQMVAQVRSTEITHAQIVELITAGRSGQLGLPADNGAEYTATTGPGADR, encoded by the coding sequence GTGTCCGCGACCCCTCTGCTGCAACTGCGCGGGATCAACAAGAACTTCGGTCCCGTCCAGGTGCTGCGCGACGTCGACTTCGACGTCCATCCCGGCGAGGTCACCGCGCTCGTCGGCGACAACGGTGCCGGCAAATCCACCCTGGTCAAATGCATCAGCGGCATCCACCCGATCGACGGTGGCGAAGTCCTGGTCAACGGCCACCGGGTGCACATCCACAACCCGCGTGACGCCGCGTCGCACGGCATCGAGGTCGTCTACCAGGACCTCGCGCTCTGCGACAACCTCGACATCGTGCAGAACATGTTCCTGGGCCGCGAAAAGCGCTCCGGGCTCGTGCTCGACGAGACCACCATGGAACAGATGGCCGCCGACACCCTCGCCGGTCTGTCCGTACGAACCGTCAAGTCGCTGCGCCAACTCGTCGCCAGCCTCTCCGGTGGCCAACGCCAGACCGTCGCCATCGCCAAGGCGGTGCTCTGGAACAGCAAGGTCGTCATCCTCGACGAGCCCACCGCCGCGCTCGGCGTCGCGCAGACCGCCCAGGTGCTGGAACTGGTCCGCCGGCTCGCCGACAACGGCCTCGCCGTCGTGCTGATCTCGCACAACATGAACGACGTCTTCGCCGTATCCGACCGGATCGCCGCGCTGTACCTCGGCCAGATGGTCGCCCAGGTACGCAGCACCGAGATCACCCACGCACAGATCGTGGAACTGATCACCGCCGGTCGCAGCGGTCAGCTCGGCCTGCCCGCCGACAACGGCGCCGAGTACACCGCCACCACCGGACCGGGAGCCGACCGATGA